The Urocitellus parryii isolate mUroPar1 chromosome 6, mUroPar1.hap1, whole genome shotgun sequence genome includes a window with the following:
- the Dnal1 gene encoding dynein axonemal light chain 1, whose amino-acid sequence MAKATTIKEALARWEEKTGQRPSETKEIKLYAQIPPIEKMDASLSTLANCEKLSLSTNCIEKIANLNGLKNLRILSLGRNNIKNLNGLEAVGETLEELWISYNFIEKLKGIHVMKKLKILYMSNNLVKEWAEFVKLAELPCLEDLVFVGNPLEEKHSAEGNWIEEATKRVPRLKKLDGTPVIKGDEEEEN is encoded by the exons GAAGAGAAAACTGGTCAGAGGCCATCTGAAACCAAAGAGATAAAACTTTATGCCCAGATTCCCCCAATAGAGAAGATGGATGCATCCTTGTCCACACTGGCTAATTGCGA gAAGCTTTCACTGTCTACAAACTGCATTGAAAAAATTGCCAATCTGAATGGCTTAA AAAACTTGAGGATATTGTCTCTAGGAAGAAACAACATAAAGAACTTAAATGGACTG GAAGCAGTAGGAGAGACATTAGAGGAATTGTGGATCTcctataattttattgagaagttgAAAGGAATCCATgtaatgaagaaattgaagattcTCTATATGTCTAATAACCTGGTGAAAGAATGGG CTGAATTTGTGAAGCTGGCGGAACTGCCCTGCCTTGAAGACCTGGTGTTTGTAGGCAATCCCTTGGAAGAAAAGCATTCTGCTGAGGGCAACTGGATTGAAGAGGCAACCAAGAGAGTGCCCAGACTGAAAAAGCTGGATG gtACTCCAGTAATTAAAGGggatgaggaagaagaaaattaa
- the Pnma1 gene encoding paraneoplastic antigen Ma1, which translates to MAMTLLEDWCRGMDVNSQRALLVWGIPVNCDEAEIEETLQAAMPQVPYRVLGRMFWREENAKAALLELTGAVDYAAIPREMPGKGGVWKVVFKPPTSDAEFLERLHLFLAREGWTVQDVARVLGFQNPVPAPGPEMPAEMLNYILDNVIQPLVESIWYKKLTLFSGRDIPGPGEETFDPWLEHTNEVIEEWQVSDVEKRRRLMESLRGPAADVIRILKTNNPAITTAECLKALEQVFGSVESSRDAQVRFLNTYQNPGEKLSAYVIRLEPLLQKVVEKGAIDKDNVNQARLEQVIAGANHSGAIRRQLWLTGAAEGPAPNLFQLLVQIREEEAKEEEEEAEAALLQLGLEGHF; encoded by the coding sequence ATGGCAATGACACTGTTGGAAGACTGGTGCAGGGGGATGGATGTGAACTCCCAGAGAGCTCTGCTGGTCTGGGGGATCCCAGTAAACTGTGATGAGGCTGAAATCGAAGAGACCCTCCAGGCTGCGATGCCTCAGGTACCCTATCGAGTACTTGGGAGAATGTTCTGGAGGGAAGAAAATGCGAAAGCAGCCTTGTTAGAGCTCACTGGGGCGGTAGATTACGCCGCGATCCCCAGGGAGATGCCAGGTAAAGGAGGAGTTTGGAAAGTGGTCTTTAAGCCCCCCACTTCCGATGCTGAGTTTTTAGAAAGGTTGCACCTCTTTCTAGCTAGAGAGGGGTGGACCGTGCAAGATGTTGCCCGTGTCCTTGGGTTTCAGAATCCTGTTCCCGCCCCAGGTCCAGAAATGCCAGCAGAGATGCTCAACTACATTTTGGATAATGTTATTCAGCCTCTTGTTGAGTCCATATGGTACAAGAAGCTGACTCTGTTCTCGGGGAGGGACATCCCTGGGCCTGGAGAGGAGACCTTTGATCCGTGGCTGGAGCACACTAATGAGGTCATAGAAGAGTGGCAGGTGTCTGATGTAGAAAAGAGGCGGCGGTTGATGGAGAGTCTGAGAGGCCCCGCCGCTGATGTTATTCGCATCCTCAAGACCAACAACCCTGCCATAACCACCGCGGAATGCCTGAAGGCGCTTGAGCAGGTGTTTGGGAGCGTGGAGAGCTCTAGGGATGCGCAGGTCAGATTTCTGAACACTTACCAGAACCCAGGAGAAAAGTTATCTGCTTATGTCATTCGTCTGGAGCCTTTGCTGCAGAAGGTGGTGGAGAAGGGGGCCATTGATAAAGATAACGTGAACCAGGCCCGCCTGGAGCAGGTCATTGCCGGGGCCAACCACAGTGGGGCCATCCGGAGGCAGCTGTGGCTGACAGGGGCTGCGGAAGGGCCAGCCCCTAACCTTTTCCAGTTGCTGGTGCAGATCCGCGAGGAGGAGgccaaggaggaagaggaggaggctgaggccgctCTACTGCAGTTAGGCCTGGAGGGGCACTTCTAA